In Gadus morhua chromosome 2, gadMor3.0, whole genome shotgun sequence, a single window of DNA contains:
- the LOC115556605 gene encoding cytochrome P450 2K1: MALPDLFESSASVPLLGALVGLLVLFFFSSRNQGQGKDPPGPRPLPLIGNLLSMDFMKPHITLWEFSKKYGNVFTVYFGPKKVVVLAGYKTVKQALVNNADEFGDREVFKIVDETTGGHGILFANGETWKEMRRFALTTLRDFGMGKKLSEEKIMEECQYLIEVMEQYKGKAFDTTKSMNYAVSNIISAIIYGSRFEYDDPKFTSMVNRANETIRLTGSPSVQIYNALPWLGKWFSSRRVMKNTVQNQADISKMTQSLKHTLVPEVCRGFVDAFLIRQQTLEESGNKNSYYTNMNLNVSIANLFNAGTDTTATTLRWGLLIMAKYPKIQVKVQEELSSMIGSRQVKVEDRKNLPYIDAVIHEIQRFTNIVPMSLPHITSQDVTFQGYFIKKGTVVYPLLTSVLWDETEWESPLSFNPSHFLDEDGKFVKRDAFMPFSAGRRACVGESLARMELFLFFAMLLQHFHFTPPPGVSEDDLDLTPVLGITLNPSPHLLCANSRV; encoded by the exons ATGGCTCTACCAGATCTTTTCGAATCGTCCGCTTCAGTCCCCCTGTTGGGGGCTCTTGTAGGTCTGCtggtcctcttcttcttctcctccaggaaTCAGGGCCAGGGTAAGGATCCCCCTGGGCCCAGACCACTGCCCCTGATCGGGAACCTTTTGAGCATGGACTTTATGAAACCACACATCACCCTCTGGGAG TTTTCCAAGAAATATGGAAATGTATTCACAGTGTATTTTGGACCGAAGAAAGTGGTGGTTCTGGCGGGATACAAGACTGTCAAACAAGCCCTGGTCAACAATGCAGATGaatttggagacagagaggttTTCAAAATCGTAGACGAAACTACGGGAGGACATG GCATTTTGTTTGCTAATGGAGAGACATGGAAAGAGATGAGACGTTTTGCATTGACCACTTTGAGAGACTTTGGGATGGGCAAGAAATTAAGTGAAGAGAAAATTATGGAAGAATGCCAATACCTCATTGAGGTTATGGAGCAATATAAAG GAAAAGCTTTTGATACTACAAAATCAATGAACTATGCCGTCTCCAATATAATCAGCGCCATTATCTATGGCAGTCGATTTGAATATGATGACCCAAAGTTTACAAGTATGGTAAACAGAGCCAACGAGACCATTCGACTGACAGGATCCCCTTCAGTACAG ATATACAACGCGTTGCCGTGGTTGGGCAAGTGGTTTAGCAGCCGCAGGGTCATGAAGAATACAGTTCAAAATCAAGCAGACATAAGCAAGATGACCCAAAGTCTCAAACACACCCTTGTCCCTGAGGTGTGCAGGGGTTTTGTGGACGCATTCCTGATTCGCCAGCAGACTCTAGAG GAATCTGGAAATAAGAACAGTTACTACACCAATATGAACCTTAATGTATCTATTGCCAATTTGTTTAATGCTGGAACTGATACAACTGCAACAACATTAAGATGGGGTCTTCTGATCATGGCCAAGTACCCAAAAATCCAGG TCAAGGTCCAGGAGGAACTGAGCAGCATGATAGGGAGTCGGCAGGTCAAGGTAGAGGACAGGAAGAACCTGCCCTATATTGATGCTGTCATCCATGAAATCCAGAGATTTACCAACATCGTTCCCATGTCACTCCCTCACATCACCAGCCAAGACGTCACCTTCCAAGGCTACTTCATTAAGAAG GGCACTGTGGTGTATCCTCTCCTAACGTCTGTGTTGTGGGATGAGACTGAATGGGAGAGTCCACTCAGCTTTAATCCTTCCCACTTCCTGGATGAGGATGGGAAGTTCGTCAAGAGAGATGCCTTCATGCCTTTCTCTGCAG GTCGCAGGGCGTGTGTCGGTGAGAGTCTGGCCAGGATGgagctcttcctcttcttcgcAATGCTGCTTCAACACTTCCATTTCACTCCTCCACCCGGGGTATCGGAGGACGACCTGGATCTGACCCCAGTTCTGGGCATCACCCTCAATCCTTCCCCTCACCTGTTGTGTGCCAACAGTCGTGTTTAG